The Candidatus Nitrosotalea sinensis genome contains a region encoding:
- a CDS encoding site-2 protease family protein, protein MALDFLTHNSIIYVLIAWVIVFAIAKASKLDKHGFEIKPYSLTYKNQNVQLALTRILNKTQRATRIFSNTSVVLGFVMMGAAFWYLASNLSNFFVKPESFSEMTVLIPGVTIQSSANIIYFLLSVPIVLVIHEGAHGIVATLEKIKIKTGGFAVFIALFAGFVEPDEEEFSKAKKISRLRVIGAGATSNVLFSFIIAGLLIFNPSFALVMPDPIKGMFYHDPLGVPIISVTDGSGAQKAGLQKDDIITSIDGNKISLPQDFAKVKLKPGDTTTVSVLRYGKALQIPVVVTASKDDPTKGMLGILRAALPSYQPVVPYYIHWSPEVFMFLLWMWMLSFFIGIFNMLPLPILDGGKFIHTIIEKKISEKALKGAMMSLYGVTFVLFGLNIALSAVKSGFITI, encoded by the coding sequence TTGGCTCTTGATTTTTTGACGCATAATTCTATAATCTATGTCTTGATTGCATGGGTAATTGTTTTTGCAATTGCCAAGGCATCCAAGCTTGATAAACATGGTTTTGAGATAAAGCCGTACAGCTTGACATACAAGAATCAAAATGTCCAGCTTGCATTGACACGAATTTTGAACAAGACCCAGCGTGCGACAAGAATTTTTTCAAACACAAGTGTGGTTTTGGGGTTTGTGATGATGGGGGCTGCATTTTGGTACTTGGCATCAAATCTCTCAAACTTTTTTGTAAAACCAGAATCTTTCTCAGAGATGACTGTATTAATCCCAGGTGTGACAATACAGTCAAGTGCAAATATCATCTACTTTTTGCTCTCAGTTCCTATCGTACTTGTGATACATGAAGGAGCACACGGAATAGTTGCAACATTGGAAAAAATAAAGATAAAGACAGGAGGATTTGCGGTCTTTATTGCATTGTTTGCAGGGTTTGTGGAACCAGACGAGGAAGAGTTTTCCAAGGCAAAAAAGATTTCACGTCTTAGAGTGATAGGTGCAGGTGCCACATCAAATGTTTTGTTTTCATTCATAATTGCAGGACTGTTGATATTCAATCCGTCATTTGCACTTGTGATGCCAGACCCAATCAAGGGAATGTTTTACCATGATCCGCTTGGTGTACCCATAATATCTGTCACAGATGGTTCTGGTGCACAAAAGGCCGGTCTGCAAAAAGATGACATCATAACTTCAATAGATGGAAATAAAATTTCACTGCCGCAAGACTTTGCCAAGGTAAAGCTAAAGCCCGGAGACACTACAACAGTATCAGTACTGCGGTACGGGAAGGCATTGCAGATTCCTGTTGTTGTCACAGCTTCAAAAGATGACCCGACAAAGGGAATGCTTGGAATATTACGGGCAGCACTTCCGTCATACCAACCTGTAGTGCCATACTATATTCATTGGAGCCCGGAGGTGTTCATGTTCTTGTTGTGGATGTGGATGCTTTCATTTTTCATAGGAATATTCAACATGCTGCCATTGCCGATACTTGATGGTGGCAAGTTTATTCACACCATAATTGAGAAAAAGATTTCAGAAAAAGCACTAAAGGGTGCCATGATGTCACTTTATGGTGTAACTTTTGTCTTGTTTGGGTTGAACATTGCACTTTCTGCAGTAAAGTCTGGATTTATTACAATTTAG
- a CDS encoding dihydroorotase: MTVDAVITGSHVVLQNTVIDRNIVINDGKITDITNDLPASDLKIKGDGLVCLPGVIDPHIHYGVYSPIEQAALTESKVAAIGGVTTMMRMLRMGGSYRRNLQAHLEESSKAHYVDYTIHASILEKPQIDEMEFCKTKGISSFKIYMNLGEEIGHVYMDMQPGDKSLREAHVEMTLDMITKIIQTAASLNCSVLVHAEDYHMCSCGIHTAKEKNMDGLAAWSQSRPADSEVKSIKTVSELARKFGCTLYFVHIGSKAAIDAIAEEKRNGTKIYVETCPHYLTLSYESQKGYLAKVMPPIRSTKDVESVWNEIQNNRIDTIGTDHVANRLQLKLGGDNVWGALAGFPGMGTMLPLLLSEGVNKGKITLPQLSYMTSLNTAKIFGMYPQKGIIQKGSDADLVLVDLKKESKVSANTIDGFSDYNVYEGWSLKGWPVKTLVRGNLIADDGIIIGKPGYGKFLARV; encoded by the coding sequence ATGACTGTAGATGCAGTAATCACAGGATCACATGTTGTTCTCCAAAATACCGTAATAGACAGAAACATTGTAATCAATGACGGAAAAATCACTGATATCACAAATGACCTTCCTGCATCTGATCTGAAAATAAAAGGAGACGGCCTTGTCTGCCTCCCAGGAGTCATTGACCCACACATACACTATGGAGTCTACTCCCCAATTGAGCAGGCTGCTCTTACAGAATCAAAAGTTGCTGCAATAGGTGGAGTAACAACAATGATGCGAATGCTCCGTATGGGCGGCTCGTACCGGAGAAATCTTCAAGCTCATCTAGAGGAGAGCTCAAAGGCACACTATGTAGATTATACAATTCATGCATCCATACTTGAAAAACCACAGATAGACGAGATGGAATTTTGTAAAACCAAAGGAATCTCTTCTTTTAAGATATACATGAATCTAGGAGAAGAAATTGGTCATGTCTACATGGACATGCAGCCAGGCGACAAGTCCCTACGAGAAGCTCATGTAGAGATGACACTAGACATGATAACAAAAATAATCCAGACTGCAGCATCATTAAATTGTTCGGTCCTTGTTCATGCCGAAGACTATCACATGTGCTCCTGCGGGATACATACTGCCAAAGAAAAAAACATGGACGGACTTGCCGCATGGTCCCAGAGCAGGCCTGCAGATTCTGAAGTAAAATCAATCAAGACAGTGTCAGAGCTTGCAAGAAAGTTTGGCTGCACTCTATATTTTGTCCATATAGGATCAAAAGCAGCAATTGATGCAATCGCAGAAGAGAAAAGAAATGGCACCAAAATATACGTCGAGACATGTCCTCATTATCTTACATTATCATACGAATCCCAAAAAGGGTACCTTGCCAAAGTAATGCCACCCATACGCTCTACAAAGGATGTAGAATCTGTCTGGAATGAGATACAAAACAACAGAATAGACACCATAGGAACTGATCACGTTGCAAACAGATTGCAACTAAAACTTGGCGGAGACAATGTCTGGGGCGCACTTGCAGGATTTCCAGGAATGGGAACCATGCTCCCGCTTCTCCTAAGCGAAGGAGTCAACAAGGGGAAGATAACTCTGCCCCAATTGTCATATATGACAAGCCTCAACACTGCCAAAATATTTGGCATGTATCCACAAAAGGGCATAATCCAAAAGGGCTCTGATGCAGACCTGGTTCTAGTTGACCTAAAAAAAGAATCCAAAGTATCTGCTAATACCATTGACGGATTTTCAGATTATAACGTATACGAAGGATGGTCCCTCAAGGGCTGGCCTGTAAAGACACTTGTTCGAGGAAACCTCATTGCAGATGATGGCATAATTATCGGCAAACCAGGCTATGGCAAGTTTCTTGCACGGGTATGA